CCTGTGTTTCAGCTTGAAGAAAAACACGTTCAAAGGCCAAAATGAGAGCAGCAGAAAGTTAATTGTGGCTTTAAACAGGTTTTGTGCGGTAAAGTGCAATAAACTCATAAATACATTTGTACTTTAAACTCATCTGGTGCCAAAAGTCTGTAAATAATCACGTCTGAACCTGAAGGAGGAAACAAATGCTGAGAAAAAGGTGCAGCAGGAGGCGgagcaacactggaaaaaaacagTTTCATCGTCATTTCCCTGAAATGAAAGTGAAGTCTGTCAGAGTGACGGCAGAGCTGCAGTCGAGACaaacctctgtgtttctgtctgaagAGAAATAAAGTGAGTTCATCTGTTCTTTCTCAACCACTGAGTCAAACACTGGTGAGTACAGCTGATAATATTTACTGCGTTTCAACAACCAGCATTAACACAGAACTCAGAGCTTCCACCAAACAGGAAGCTTCAATGCTGACTGACTCTCATCAGGACAGATTCAACTTTAGGATCATTTGGAAGCTTTAGGATTGTAGATATTAGGCCTCATGCAGGaatattttcgtatttttattcaaaatttctctcacttttctcgtACGAAGCTCTcttacgaacacgccacgtcagattcaacaaacgctcttaacttagGAAtaacggtaggcgtccactattccggcacgtcaacttaactcgccggattggatgcccaagtctcgccgtgttgctactgcagtgggcgtgtacagaggggcttgtatacgaagttgtagatagaacatacgggctccgggggaaagtaaataacttgtgattttaaccaaccgaagtttctccctttgagttttggagggaaatgaatgtgtataaatcgtcagcaatggaacattatttcgtatttcaccatggctgtggatctgcgagcgaggagagctgctgtgctgctgctgctgctgctggagacaggagatcacatgatctactgtcattggataacgcactccgtctgccgtggcaaatttgcataaagttcgagcgagcccaactttttgacgtgccgcaggtccgccgctcgccgtgccggaatagtggacgcaagccgtatccaacgcattcaattcattttcaatgaaatccggccgatcgttgtcgccgtgctcgcaaagcatgctgggattccggcacggcgagcggcggacctgcggcacgtcaaaaagttgggctcgctcgaactttatgcaaatttgccacggcagacggagtgcgttacccaatgacagtagatcatgtgatctcctgtctccagcagcagcagcagcagcacagcagctctcctcactcgcagatccacagccatggtgaaatacgaaataatgttccattgctgacgatttatacacattcatttccctccaaaactcaaagggagaaacttcggttggttaaaatcacaagttatttactttcccccggagcccgtatgttctatctacaacttcgtatacaggcccctctgtacacgcccactgcagtagcaacacggcgacacgaTGGCATCCgatccggcgagttacgttgacgtgccggaatagtggacgcctaagtgtgtaaacgacctgcgtaaatgatgaatgccacccgtgcgtatttaagtgcacatgCATGAGGAtaatagatttgcatactccacgcccaaaatgataccatataaggctgtgcttcctctctgctgtgccaggaagtgttgagtcatgatgATGGCATCAGGGCGCAGAAAGAACagctttaggggctctgagactgaagttctgcttccagagatccagaaaggaaaatctgtcattttagcagagtcagcagtggaattacgggacctgctaaagccaagaaatgggaaattattacgagtgctgttaattctgtgtaacctgtagttcgtaatgtcaccgaaataaagaagaaatggtttgatatgaaaatggcttaaaaaaaaaacgtctcgccatggccaggcgcaaacagaataatgtcagcatcattttggggtataatgtatatatttatttatgtttgcttcaaagtaattaaatatacaatcaattagtcaagcaaacttgattggaaaactcctacgacaggtctggatcactcgtaaattctgttcgtacctgaaagaaaacataaaatacgaaaagattggtgaatgcgcaaattctcttaaatcactcgtacgcacgactaaagaacaaatctgtgcgtacggacGGTTGTTGCATGCATTGTCTTCATTAGTGTAAAACtctgttttttctctctgaCTCTTGTCCTCAGAGTGCAGACATGTCTGCTGGCAGCAACCTGCGATCTGAGGATCAGTTTCTGTGCTCCATCTGTCTGGATGTGTTCACCGATCCAGTCAGCACACCATGTGGACACAACTTCTGCAAAAGCTGCATCACTCAACACTGGGATGCTAATGTTCTGTACGAGTGTCCCATGTGCAAAGAGAACTTCAGCACTCGACCTCAGCTGAGAGTCAACACTTTGTTCTCTGAGCTGGTTGCTGAGTTCAGACGTGGAGCTCAGCAGaaagccagcagcagcagctcagagcaaCAAGCTGCCAGACCAGGAGAAGTTCCCTGTGACGTCTGCACTGGAACCAAACTGAAGGCCCTGAAGTCCTGCCTGCTGTGTTTGGCCTCCTACTGTGAGACTCACCTGGAGCCTCATCTGACTGCTTCACGTCTGAAAAGACACCAGCTGACGGAGCCGGTGGAGAACCTGGAGGACAGGATGTGTAAGCAGCACGATAAACCTCTGGAGCTGTTCTGTAAGACCGACCAGACATGCGTCTGCATGCTCTGCTCTGTTTTAGACCACAAGACTCATGAGTTTGTTCCTCTGAGAGAAGAATATGAAGGAAAGAAGGCAGAGCTGGGGAAGACAGAGGCTGAAATCCAGCAGATGATCCAGAAGAGACGACTGAAGATTCAGGAGGTCAAAGAGTCGGTGAAGATCAGCGAAGATgctgcagacagagagaaagcagaAGGTGTTCAGGTCTTCACTGCTCTGAAGGAGTCTGCTGAGAGAGGCCTGAAGGAGCTGATAAAGGAGATCCAAGACAAACAGGAAACTACTGAGAAACAGGCTGAAGACCTCATCAAAGATCTGGAACAGGAGATCTCTGAGCTGATGAAGAGGAGCTCTGAGGTGGAGCAGCTCTCACGCTCTGAagaccacctccacctcctccaaaGCTTCTCCTCCCTGAAAGCTGCTCCACCCACCAAGGACTGGACAGAGGTCAGCGTCCGTCCATCATCAAATGAGGGGACTGTGGTGAGGGCTGTGGCTCAGCTGCAGGAGACACTCAGTGAAATGATGAAGAAGCTGTTTGAGGCTGAGCTGAAGAGGCTCCAGCAGGATGCAGTGGATGTTACTCTGGATCCTGATACAGCTCATCCTAAACTCATGCTGTCTGAGGATGGAAAACAAGTGAATCACTGTGGTGATGTGTGGAAGATTCTTCCAGATAATCCAGAGAGATTTtctcagtgtgtttgtgttttaggAAATCAGAGTTTCTCTTCAGGCAGATTTTACTTTGAGGTTCAggttaaaggaaaaactgcCTGGTATGTAGGAGTGGCCAGAGAGTCGATCAACAGGAAGGGACCAATCACAGTGAGTCCTCAGGACGGTTTCTGGACTGTATGTCTGAGAAATGGAAATGAGTACACAGCTCTTGCTGACCCTGCAGTCCGTCTCAGTCTTCAGTCTGTTCCTGAGaaggtgggggtgtttgtggaTTATGAGCAGGGTCTGGTCTCCTTTTatgatgctgatgctgcagcTCTGATCTACTCCTTTACTGGCTGCTGCTTCACTCACAAACTCCACCCGTACTTTAGTCCCTGTCTGAATGATGGTGGTACAAACTCAGCTCCTCTGATCATCTGTCCTGTCAATCAAACTGTCTGATCTGTTCTGTAAAGAAGCTCCATGAACAGTGAATCTGCTTCTTCTAAAGTTTAGGTCTGGCTGTCTCTGCAGATGAAGTCCTGCTAGTGGAGTGATGAGGTTGTAAATGTCCTCAGCAACAAGTCAGCAGTTCAGTTCACAGCTGGATTATTTGCTGCAGGTCCTTCCACTTCGGTCTTTCTCCacatttcttctttctcttcacTGTCGCTGTCAGATCAATAAAAGTGATCCTTTTCCTTTATGATTGGTTATCGTGGATGTTGTATTTTCACCTTTTACTCGTGGATTTAATCTTTAATGTGGCCCATTATTGGTTCTGGTCCAGAATCTGAACAGTTCAGAAATCATTGAAAGCCTGATTTTACCATGAGAagtatgatgatgatgatgatgatgatgatgatgatgatgattgagaaataaaaagctaaaTCAGGTGAAAGTGTCAGTTAAGTTTGTGATGTCACAGCCTTTAAGTTAGCACGCCACCTACAGGCCTGCTGCTGCTTCTACAC
The sequence above is drawn from the Odontesthes bonariensis isolate fOdoBon6 chromosome 14, fOdoBon6.hap1, whole genome shotgun sequence genome and encodes:
- the LOC142398510 gene encoding E3 ubiquitin-protein ligase TRIM39-like; the protein is MSAGSNLRSEDQFLCSICLDVFTDPVSTPCGHNFCKSCITQHWDANVLYECPMCKENFSTRPQLRVNTLFSELVAEFRRGAQQKASSSSSEQQAARPGEVPCDVCTGTKLKALKSCLLCLASYCETHLEPHLTASRLKRHQLTEPVENLEDRMCKQHDKPLELFCKTDQTCVCMLCSVLDHKTHEFVPLREEYEGKKAELGKTEAEIQQMIQKRRLKIQEVKESVKISEDAADREKAEGVQVFTALKESAERGLKELIKEIQDKQETTEKQAEDLIKDLEQEISELMKRSSEVEQLSRSEDHLHLLQSFSSLKAAPPTKDWTEVSVRPSSNEGTVVRAVAQLQETLSEMMKKLFEAELKRLQQDAVDVTLDPDTAHPKLMLSEDGKQVNHCGDVWKILPDNPERFSQCVCVLGNQSFSSGRFYFEVQVKGKTAWYVGVARESINRKGPITVSPQDGFWTVCLRNGNEYTALADPAVRLSLQSVPEKVGVFVDYEQGLVSFYDADAAALIYSFTGCCFTHKLHPYFSPCLNDGGTNSAPLIICPVNQTV